A stretch of Anoplopoma fimbria isolate UVic2021 breed Golden Eagle Sablefish chromosome 4, Afim_UVic_2022, whole genome shotgun sequence DNA encodes these proteins:
- the atoh1b gene encoding protein atonal homolog 1b gives MTAKAELSGWPEYPDDFTLLQQQRHHVTSRTWVSSSPLHAFSRRDGAGDGAADAGLSLEKLMPMGKLSECVSAEGSTETDSDQAAERGGGKVSRFGPMKHRRVAANARERRRMNGLNQAFDELRSVIPSLENERKLSKYDTLQMAQIYINELSELLTDVVHPVCTSPGSADKTSRRHLIHSLNPNPLAGEQRDPSASLSHLIIFGPTSDLGSSQSLSSSNGSDGESSHLSDMEESLSGRQ, from the coding sequence ATGACTGCAAAGGCAGAGCTCTCAGGCTGGCCGGAGTACCCTGATGATTTCAccctgctgcagcagcaacgCCACCACGTCACCTCCAGGACCTGGGTTTCATCTAGTCCCCTCCACGCCTTCTCCAGGAGGGACGGAGCCGGAGACGGAGCAGCAGACGCGGGCCTCTCGCTGGAGAAACTGATGCCGATGGGCAAGCTTAGCGAGTGCGTGTCCGCTGAAGGCAGCACAGAAACAGACTCTGACCAGGCggcagaaagaggaggaggcaaGGTGAGCCGCTTCGGCCCGATGAAACACCGGCGCGTCGCGGCCAACgccagggagaggaggaggatgaacgGCCTGAACCAGGCGTTTGACGAGCTGAGGAGCGTCATCCCCTCGCTGGAGAACGAGAGGAAGTTATCCAAGTACGACACCCTACAGATGGCGCAGATCTACATCAACGAGCTGTCGGAGCTGCTCACCGATGTGGTCCACCCGGTCTGCACCAGTCCAGGCTCAGCGGACAAGACCTCCAGGAGGCATCTGATTCACTCTCTGAACCCAAACCCGCTGGCCGGAGAGCAGAGGGATCCCTCCGCTTCCCTGAGCCACCTCATCATATTTGGACCTACATCTGACCTGGGGTCAAGTCAGTCACTGAGCTCTTCCAACGGCAGCGATGGGGAATCTTCGCACCTCAGTGACATGGAGGAAAGTCTGAGTGGAAGACAGTAA
- the dok3 gene encoding uncharacterized protein dok3, with the protein MEVIFKEEQLYLHGVKFGKRTWRKIWMVLFKPSSMGVGRLELSTVLDNNAAADHRKVGRQKSSERKVVRLSDCLSVVPAPRESCPHGCKAFYLHTTQCTYTLASRTSQEWISALSLLAFQKDPGESDKGAFERGNGLTMEDNDLYSSWKKDLTLPPNQYQVTVQSTEASRRCKLAGEYLVSLEKEALMLLAINTGHIFYRWPYKLLRKFGLVEGGFSMEAGRRCESGEGVFIFLSRQGPQIFQFISKQCSVERRSAVQPLIVHRRSLCDLSTVIVPTTPCWPAAPPVHSPAEDESADHYSTIDDRRRSKVDEKRNSFVEAHFSVGEKVEFEDERCHSLDAVNLDNFMDDSIYYNLRRATPPMVRNGKFKPVMESECIYSDLNLVHSSSNPQPLPSSPLPELVPQAPPFSHSQSVPYSPAKARHQRQPPANNYVQPGYNAQAQALDDMKEMEEAISSSTRVTPPEALGSFKQRLAEIISKDLAKFQPPLPSGGGSPTFSQ; encoded by the exons AGAACGTGGCGAAAAATATGGATGGTGCTCTTTAAGCCCAGCTCCATGGGGGTGGGGCGGTTGGAGCTCTCCACTGTACTTGACAACAATGCTGCTGCTGACCACAGGAAGGTCGGTCGGCAGAAATCATCCGAAAGGAAAGTGGTGCGTCTAAGTGACTGCCTCAGCGTCGTCCCTGCTCCGAGGGAGTCTTGCCCTCATGGGTGCAAAGCCTTCTACTTACACACCACTCAGTGCACCTACACCCTGGCCTCCAGGACAAGCCAGGAATGGATAAGTGCCCTCAGTCTTCTGGCCTTCCAG AAGGATCCTGGGGAATCAGACAAAGGGGCTTTCGAGAGAGGAAATGGCTTGACCATGGAGGACAATGACCTTTACTCATCTTGGAAAAAAG ATCTCACCCTCCCTCCAAACCAGTACCAGGTGACTGTTCAGAGCACAGAGGCATCCAGGAGGTGCAAGTTGGCTGGGGAGTATCTGGTCTCCCTAGAAAAAGAGGCCTTGATGCTGCTGGCCATCAATACTGGTCACATATTCTACCGCTGGCCATACAAGCTCTTACGCAAATTTGGACTTGTTGAG GGTGGATTCAGCATGGAAGCAGGCCGTCGCTGTGAGTCCGGAGAAGGAGTGTTCATCTTCCTGTCCAGGCAAGGCCCCCAGATCTTCCAGTTTATATCAAAGCAGTGCTCTGTGGAGAGAAGGTCCGCTGTCCAGCCACTCATTGTCCACAGAAGATCACTCTGTGACCTGTCCACTGTTATCGTCCCAACTACACCCTGCTGGCCCGCTGCTCCCCCTGTCCACAGCCCTGCAGAGGACGAGTCTGCCGACCACTACTCCACTATTGACGACCGCCGTAGGTCTAAGGTGGATGAAAAGCGGAATTCTTTCGTCGAAGCTCATTTCTCTGTGGGGGAAAAAGTTGAGTTTGAGGATGAGCGGTGTCATTCCCTGGATGCTGTAAATCTGGATAATTTCATGGACGACAGCATTTATTACAACCTAAGGAGAGCCACGCCTCCTATGGTCAGAAACGGCAAGTTCAAACCTGTGATGGAGTCAGAGTGCATCTATTCTGACTTGAACTTGGTTCATTCTTCCTCGAATCCCCAGCCGCTGCCCTCCTCGCCACTCCCTGAGCTTGTTCCCCAGGCTCCTCCCTTCAGCCATTCCCAGTCGGTCCCCTACTCCCCAGCCAAGGCCCGACACCAGCGCCAGCCCCCTGCGAATAACTATGTCCAGCCAGGGTACAATGCACAGGCACAGGCGCTGGATGACAtgaaggagatggaggaggccATCAGCTCCTCCACCCGTGTGACCCCCCCAGAGGCCCTTGGCAGTTTTAAACAGAGGCTGGCAGAAATAATTTCTAAGGACCTGGCAAAGTTCCAGCCACCTCTTCCCTCTGGAGGGGGCAGCCCCACGTTTTCTCAGTAG